The segment ACTCGGCGGCTCCCCCAAACCCGGAGAGGCGGCGGAGATATCCGGCCTGCGGCTCCTGCGGCTCCCCGAGGTCGGCCGCTATCACTACGGCGGCGAGGCGGTGTCGCTCCCGGTCCCGCCCGGCCACGAGTGGTATCCGGCCTGGGAGCGGTTCGTCGCCGGGCACGGCGGTCTCGGCCCGGAGGTGACGCGCCTGTTGACCACCTCACCCACCGACCGCCGGGCGCTGCCCGCGCTCAGGAAGCTGCTGAAGGCCTACGGCCGGCACCCCACGACCCGCGGCTATCTGGACTCCCTGGAGTGGATGCCGGAGGGGCTGCGCGAGATCATAGCCATCCACACCCTGAACGCCGGCGTCAGCCCGCACCGCACCGCCGCGCTATACGCGAGCATGCCCGCGATCATGGCCACCGACGGCGTCTACGTGCCCGAAGGCGGCGTGTACGAGCTGGTCCTCGCCCTGGAGCGTCTGGCCCGCCACTCGGGGGTCGAGATCCGAACCGGCGAGCCGGTCGGCGGCGTCAGCCCGGGCCGCGTCGAGACCGGGGGCGGCGTCTACGAGGCCGATCTCGTCGTGAGCGGTCTGGACGCCGGGCTTCTGGAGCGCCTGATCGGCCACCCGGACCCCGACCCCGAGAGCCTCTCGTGCTCGGGGGTTGCCATCTACGGAGCCCTGCGCGAGGACGCCACGCTGCCCCGGGGGACACCCGCCCACGGCGTGGTCCTCCCGTCCTCCCCAAAGAGCCTGTACGGGAGCCTGGAGCGCGGCGAGGAGCCGGAGGAGACGATGGCTTTCGTCAACCGCTTCCGGCCCGGCGAGGTCTACCCCAACGACCGCACCACGCTCGCGGTGCTCCTGACCGCCCCGGCGAACGGCGCAGAGTACGGCGTGGACGACCCGTTCGTGGCGCGGGAGCTGGGCCGTATCTCGGAGGTGATGGGCCTGGATCTCCCCCTGACCGAGTACCTCGGGCAGAGCACGGTGCTCCATCCCGAATACTTCGCCGGGCGCGGGGCCACGGGCGGTGCGCTGTACGGCGCCGCGAGGCCGTTCTGGCGTAGTGGGCCCCTGCACCGGCCCCGCTACGCGCTAAAGGAGAAGCCGTGGCGGGTGGGAAAAACGCCGTGGCTATACCGGGTGGGGAGCTCGGTTCATCCGGGCGGCGGCATCCCGGCGGTGCTCGG is part of the Rubrobacter aplysinae genome and harbors:
- a CDS encoding phytoene desaturase family protein: MSAPDTGKRVVVVGGGLGGLAAAALLGRAGHRVTLLEAADYLGGKSRRITVDGQRVDTGPSLVTFPGVWDELLLRWDALGGSPKPGEAAEISGLRLLRLPEVGRYHYGGEAVSLPVPPGHEWYPAWERFVAGHGGLGPEVTRLLTTSPTDRRALPALRKLLKAYGRHPTTRGYLDSLEWMPEGLREIIAIHTLNAGVSPHRTAALYASMPAIMATDGVYVPEGGVYELVLALERLARHSGVEIRTGEPVGGVSPGRVETGGGVYEADLVVSGLDAGLLERLIGHPDPDPESLSCSGVAIYGALREDATLPRGTPAHGVVLPSSPKSLYGSLERGEEPEETMAFVNRFRPGEVYPNDRTTLAVLLTAPANGAEYGVDDPFVARELGRISEVMGLDLPLTEYLGQSTVLHPEYFAGRGATGGALYGAARPFWRSGPLHRPRYALKEKPWRVGKTPWLYRVGSSVHPGGGIPAVLGGAMISTDRMLDSLGGRR